GCCCGACGGCCGTACCCAGCGGCCGCGCTCCGCCTGCCCGTTCCGGTCCATCCGCGCTCCCCCGATCGTGGTCCGACCGCCAGGCTACCCGGCGGGGCGGTAGGTGGTGACGGTGCCGCCGTGACTGAACGTCAGGGTCTCCACCGGTGCGAACGCCCGCGGCCGGTACTCGCCGGAGAACGCGGGGAGGCCCGCGCCGGCCACCACCGGGTACCGCTTGAAGACCAGCTCGTCGATCTCCGGCAGCAGCGCACCGGCCAGCCGGCTGCCGCCGCAGAGCCAGATGTCGCCCTCGCCGGGCTGCTCCTTCAGCGTGCGGACCAGGGCCACCGGGTCGGTGCGGACCAGCTGCACCGCCGGGTCGTCCACCGGCGGCAGCGAGGAGGACACCACGTACTGCTTCAGGTGCGCATAGGGGCTCGTGAGCCCCGCCTCCAGGCCCGGGCGGTAGGTGCCGAGGCCCATCAGCACGGTGTCGAACCGCTTGTTGGGGGCGTCCGCCAGGCCGACCGCCGGCCGGACGTGGCTGGGCGTGGTCTCGGGGAACTCGGCGCGGAGGTACTCGACCATGTCGGGCGCCTCCGGGTAGAAGTCGAACTCGCCGGACGGGCCGGCGATGAAGCCGTCGACGGAGACGGCGACGTAGTACACGAGCTTTCGCAAGCCGCGGAACCTCTCGGTAGGGGATCACTCACTCCGCAGTACTCTGCCTGGAGTGGTAAGAACGTAGCACTACGAGTGGAGTGGTTACCAGCGATGGCCCGCAGCAATCCCGAACGGAGAGCGGCCCTGCTCGACGCCGCGATCGAAGTCCTGGCCGAGGAGGGCGCCCGCGGCCTCACCTTCCGCGCCGTCGACCAGCGCGCCGCCGTCCCCGCCGGCACCGCGTCCAACTACTTCGCCAACCGCCACGCCCTGCTCACCCAGTGCGCGGCCCGCGTCTACGAACGCCTCGAACCCGACGCCGACACCCTCGCCCGCAGCCTGACCGGGCCCCGCGACGCCGCCCGGGTGACCGAGCTGATGCACCAACTCGTCGACCGGGTCGCCGACTTCCCCACCGGCTTCCTGGCCCTGCTGGAACTGCGGCTGGCCGCCCTGCGCCGCCCGGAGCTCCGCGAGGTCCTCACCGCCCGGATCGCCGCCGACCTCCGCTTCAACGTCGACCACCACCTCGCCGCCGGCCTCCCCGGCGACGCCACCACCGTCCACCTGCTCTACCTGGCCCTCAACTGGCTGATCCTCGAACGACTCGCTCTCCCCGACCTGTTCACCCCCGACCGGCGCACCGCCCTGGTCGACCAACTGGTCGCCCGCCTGCTCGCGGGC
The DNA window shown above is from Streptomyces sp. TLI_171 and carries:
- a CDS encoding dihydrofolate reductase family protein yields the protein MRKLVYYVAVSVDGFIAGPSGEFDFYPEAPDMVEYLRAEFPETTPSHVRPAVGLADAPNKRFDTVLMGLGTYRPGLEAGLTSPYAHLKQYVVSSSLPPVDDPAVQLVRTDPVALVRTLKEQPGEGDIWLCGGSRLAGALLPEIDELVFKRYPVVAGAGLPAFSGEYRPRAFAPVETLTFSHGGTVTTYRPAG
- a CDS encoding TetR/AcrR family transcriptional regulator translates to MARSNPERRAALLDAAIEVLAEEGARGLTFRAVDQRAAVPAGTASNYFANRHALLTQCAARVYERLEPDADTLARSLTGPRDAARVTELMHQLVDRVADFPTGFLALLELRLAALRRPELREVLTARIAADLRFNVDHHLAAGLPGDATTVHLLYLALNWLILERLALPDLFTPDRRTALVDQLVARLLAGEQTGGG